In a genomic window of Pseudomonas oryzihabitans:
- a CDS encoding LysR substrate-binding domain-containing protein, which translates to MANIPPLTCLRSFEAVARLGSIIAAAKELHVTHSAISQQIKVLEELIGVTLFIREGRRSLRVSEDGRLYALQIRESLGDIAEATRLIKAQPKSTELVVAVLPSFGLNWLLPRLPRFQQLHPHISVRLQASLAVSNLSRESVDVGIRMGKGDWEGVEKRLLFHDETLVIAAPHFNGGALPQTPEAIVSSPIIFNMESWQPWCQAAGLKSEVTRFGLCSNDSNLVLQAIRLGQGIALERRSLVHDAIQRGEFVQLSQVTAPYPYPYWLVLPDRKPSEAKQRVFSGWLAGEVSEYLNGLDQDQDQDQDQDQDQDQDQPKMT; encoded by the coding sequence GTGGCACGGCTGGGCAGCATCATCGCCGCCGCCAAGGAGTTGCACGTTACTCACTCGGCCATCAGCCAACAGATCAAGGTGCTGGAAGAGCTGATCGGCGTCACCCTGTTCATCCGCGAGGGGCGACGCAGCCTGCGCGTCAGCGAGGATGGACGGCTTTATGCCCTGCAGATCCGCGAATCGCTGGGCGATATCGCCGAAGCCACCCGCCTGATCAAGGCCCAGCCCAAGTCGACCGAATTGGTCGTCGCCGTACTCCCCTCGTTCGGCCTCAACTGGTTGTTGCCGCGCCTACCGCGCTTCCAGCAGCTACACCCGCACATCAGCGTGCGGCTACAAGCCAGCCTGGCAGTGTCGAACCTGAGCCGGGAGTCGGTCGATGTCGGGATCCGCATGGGCAAGGGGGACTGGGAGGGCGTGGAGAAGCGGCTGCTGTTCCACGACGAGACGCTGGTGATCGCGGCTCCGCACTTCAATGGCGGGGCCTTGCCCCAGACCCCGGAAGCTATCGTTAGCAGCCCTATCATTTTCAACATGGAGTCCTGGCAACCCTGGTGCCAAGCTGCAGGCTTGAAGAGTGAGGTAACGCGCTTCGGTCTGTGCAGCAACGACTCCAACCTGGTGCTGCAAGCGATACGCCTCGGCCAGGGTATCGCTCTCGAACGCCGCAGCCTGGTGCACGACGCGATCCAGCGAGGCGAGTTCGTGCAGCTGTCCCAGGTCACGGCTCCCTATCCCTATCCGTATTGGTTGGTGCTGCCAGACCGGAAGCCTTCGGAGGCCAAGCAACGCGTTTTCTCTGGTTGGCTGGCAGGGGAAGTGTCCGAATACTTGAATGGACTGGATCAGGATCAAGACCAAGATCAAGATCAAGATCAAGATCAAGATCAAGATCAGCCCAAAATGACGTGA